Proteins from a genomic interval of Medicago truncatula cultivar Jemalong A17 chromosome 3, MtrunA17r5.0-ANR, whole genome shotgun sequence:
- the LOC11421300 gene encoding uncharacterized protein — protein MVISSDPEKTNNPHMGFKKDNALNVKEMAEKMILQKDFGVARLLARRARSLDPNNDDLPQLLETIDVYLAAEERVGAEVDWYKILGAQPLDDDETIRKCYKKMAFKLHPDKNKSVGADGAFSLVAEAWTILSDKDKRATYDQKYRLAIRGIPVGIPPNPIPASQNSLFNTVNLGERPSVPGGQNGLFNAVNRNDRDRMSAAHTSPTPRPPAPASHNGLFNAAIQKNRDHMSAAHTNSSPRAPPKSDTFWTVCSLCSTKYEYLATYRNCNLVCGRCKKPFYASEIPAPSVRKNASSTSRPSQMKQQSFNSTGLDRNCHVPSRTPMSAVNSSLGSGAFSMPGGLSSVPTSVSTAGGVPGLFMRPSANLKRKHEDSAPVMREEIHFGKTHAVERTVAGSAFQSSGKKRCTGEHKVDGARRDVETEMASKKGMNSTNGFGSLKISFDAGKVSAAGNSRRNGISYMSQQQMKNILAEKAQKLIRKKLDEWKESRRKLDEWKEIRKKLDERYPSSISKNTVPEVRVKPGPKEIVKSENKNKPISADSEANVSVSMTVPDPDFHDFDGDRIEDSFGENQVWAVYDDEDGMPRYYVFIHSVISKDPFQMKISWLSSKTNDELAPIEWVSNGFPKTTGDLRLGKRATSNTLNSFSHRVKWTKGSRGLIHIYPKKGDVWALFRNWSLDWDVTTNDDIIHQYNMVEVLEDYSEEHGVNVAPLVKVAGFKTVFRQNADPRKIRNIPRAEMFRFSHQVPSYLLTGQEGDNAPKGCLELDPASTPMELLQVITDAPTQEDSAEDVWRKKVDGAQEGKAWPENLVVYKRQRLKEKREQ, from the coding sequence ATGGTAATTAGCAGCGATCCAGAGAAAACAAACAATCCACACATgggatttaaaaaagataatgcCTTAAATGTTAAGGAGATGGCAGAGAAGATGATTTTACAGAAGGACTTTGGTGTTGCAAGACTACTTGCAAGGAGGGCTCGAAGCTTGGATCCCAATAATGATGACCTCCCCCAGTTGCTGGAAACCATTGATGTGTATCTCGCTGCTGAAGAAAGAGTTGGTGCAGAAGTGGATTGGTACAAGATCCTTGGTGCACAACCTTTGGATGATGATGAAACGATTCGGAAATGTTATAAGAAGATGGCCTTTAAACTGCACCCTGATAAAAACAAATCAGTGGGTGCGGATGGTGCATTTAGTCTTGTCGCAGAGGCTTGGACTATATTATCTGATAAAGATAAGAGAGCCACCTATGACCAAAAGTACCGCTTGGCAATTAGAGGGATTCCTGTCGGGATACCTCCTAATCCTATACCCGCTAGTCAAAATAGTTTGTTTAATACTGTTAACCTTGGTGAGAGACCTTCTGTACCTGGTGGTCAGAACGGTTTGTTTAATGCTGTTAACCGGAACGACAGAGATCGTATGAGTGCTGCTCACACCAGTCCCACTCCAAGACCTCCTGCACCTGCTAGTCATAATGGTCTGTTTAATGCTGCTATCCAGAAGAACAGAGATCATATGAGTGCTGCTCATACCAATTCTTCTCCAAGAGCCCCTCCTAAATCAGATACTTTTTGGACTGTGTGCAGTTTGTGCAGCACAAAGTATGAATACCTTGCTACTTACAGAAACTGCAATCTTGTTTGTGGCCGCTGCAAGAAACCATTTTATGCTTCCGAGATACCAGCCCCATCTGTACGCAAAAATGCTTCATCCACTTCAAGACCTTCTCAAATGAAGCAGCAAAGCTTCAACTCAACCGGATTGGATAGAAACTGTCATGTTCCAAGTAGGACACCAATGTCTGCTGTCAACTCATCCCTCGGGTCAGGTGCTTTTTCTATGCCTGGTGGCCTTTCCAGTGTACCAACATCGGTTTCTACTGCTGGTGGAGTTCCTGGTCTTTTTATGAGGCCATCTGCGAATTTGAAAAGAAAGCATGAAGACTCGGCACCTGTCATGAGGGAGGAGATACATTTTGGGAAAACTCATGCTGTTGAGAGAACTGTTGCTGGTTCAGCTTTTCAGTCTTCTGGGAAAAAAAGGTGCACTGGTGAGCATAAAGTTGATGGTGCTAGAAGAGACGTGGAAACTGAAATGGCGTCAAAAAAAGGAATGAACTCCACCAATGGGTTTGGGTCTCTGAAGATTAGTTTTGATGCAGGAAAGGTTAGTGCTGCCGGAAATTCCAGACGGAATGGTATTAGTTATATGTCTCAGCAGCAAATGAAGAATATCTTGGCGGAAAAGGCTCAGAAGTTGATTCGTAAGAAGCTTGATGAGTGGAAAGAGAGCCGTAGGAAGCTTGATGAGTGGAAGGAGATCCGTAAAAAACTTGATGAACGGTATCCATCTTCAATATCAAAGAACACTGTCCCAGAAGTTAGAGTGAAGCCTGGTCCAAAAGAAATTGTCAAGTCTGAGAACAAGAACAAACCTATCTCTGCTGATTCAGAGGCGAATGTTTCCGTCTCCATGACTGTTCCAGACCCAGATTTCCATGATTTTGATGGGGATCGAATTGAGGACTCTTTTGGGGAGAACCAGGTGTGGGCAGTATACGATGATGAAGACGGCATGCCGCGCTACTATGTCTTTATCCACTCTGTGATCTCAAAGGATCCTTTCCAGATGAAGATAAGCTGGCTTAGCTCTAAAACCAATGATGAATTGGCACCGATAGAGTGGGTCAGTAACGGCTTTCCAAAGACCACCGGGGATCTCCGATTAGGCAAGCGTGCAACAAGTAACACTCTCAATTCTTTCTCTCACAGGGTCAAGTGGACAAAAGGCTCAAGAGGACTTATCCATATATATCCAAAGAAAGGGGATGTTTGGGCTCTATTTCGGAACTGGTCCCTCGATTGGGATGTAACTACTAACGATGATATCATACATCAATACAACATGGTGGAAGTGCTTGAAGACTACAGTGAAGAACATGGTGTGAATGTTGCTCCGCTTGTCAAGGTTGCAGGTTTCAAGACAGTATTCCGCCAGAATGCTGATCCAAGAAAAATCAGGAACATTCCAAGAGCAGAGATGTTTCGTTTTTCACACCAGGTACCTTCATACTTGCTTACTGGACAAGAAGGTGACAATGCTCCTAAAGGTTGCTTGGAGCTGGATCCTGCTTCAACACCTATGGAACTTCTTCAGGTGATCACTGATGCTCCAACACAAGAAGATTCTGCTGAAGATGTTTGGAGAAAGAAGGTGGATGGAGCACAGGAAGGGAAGGCATGGCCTGAAAATTTGGTCGTATATAAGCGGCAACGCTTGAAGGAAAAAAGGGAGCAGTGA
- the LOC11425585 gene encoding acetolactate synthase, chloroplastic: MAATTTTTPSRSPFHSHPPFPKRTTTLTFPLSPILNKPKTTHSLIGISCSLKPFTAPPSTTTTVDEPFTSRFSSTQPRKGSDILVEALEREGVTNVFAYPGGASMEIHQALTRSKTIRNILPRHEQGGVFAAEGYARSSGLPGVCIATSGPGATNLVSGLADALMDSVPLIAITGQVPRRMIGTDAFQETPIVEVTRSITKHNYLILDVEDIPRVVKEAFFLATSGRPGPVLIDVPKDVQQQLAVPNWSEPIKLTGYLSRLPKIPGEAQLEQVLRLLLESEKPVLYVGGGCLNSSDELKRFVELTGVPVASTLMGLGSYPIGGEHSLSMLGMHGTVYANYAVDNSDLLLAFGVRFDDRVTGKLEAFASRAKIVHIDIDSAEIGKNKIPHLSICADMKVALEGLNRVLESKGIKGKLDFEAWRQELNVQKLKFPLGFKTFEDAISPQYAIQVLDELTNGDAIVSTGVGQHQMWSAQFYKYKRPRQWLTSGGLGAMGFGLPAAIGAAVANPDAIVVDIDGDGSFMMNVQELATIRVENLPVKILLLNNQHLGMVVQWEDRFYKANRAHTYLGDPSKEDEIFPNMLGFADACGIPAARVTKKEELREAIQKMLETPGPYLLDVIVPHQEHVLPMIPSNGSFKDVITEGDGRRSY, from the coding sequence ATGGCAGCCACCACCACTACTACTCCTTCCAGATCTCCTTTCCATTCGCACCCTCCTTTCCCTAAACGCACCACCACACTCACATTCCCTCTCTCTCCCATTCTCAACAAACCAAAAACCACTCACTCTCTTATCGGAATCTCATGCTCCCTCAAACCCTTCACAGCACCAccttccaccaccaccaccgtcgATGAGCCTTTCACCTCTCGTTTCTCCTCCACCCAACCCCGAAAAGGCTCCGACATTCTCGTTGAAGCCTTAGAACGCGAAGGCGTTACCAACGTCTTCGCTTACCCTGGCGGCGCTTCCATGGAGATCCACCAAGCTCTCACCCGTTCCAAAACCATCCGTAACATACTCCCCCGTCACGAACAAGGTGGTGTCTTCGCCGCCGAAGGCTACGCTCGCTCCTCCGGTCTTCCCGGCGTTTGTATCGCCACCTCTGGTCCCGGTGCCACCAACTTAGTCAGCGGCCTCGCCGATGCTTTGATGGACAGTGTCCCTCTCATCGCTATTACCGGTCAAGTTCCCCGGAGAATGATCGGAACTGATGCTTTTCAAGAAACACCTATAGTTGAAGTAACGAGATCTATCACAAAGCATAACTATCTCATTCTTGATGTTGAAGATATTCCTAGGGTTGTCAAAGAAGCGTTTTTCCTTGCAACTTCCGGCCGCCCCGGCCCGGTTCTCATTGATGTACCCAAAGATGTTCAACAACAACTCGCTGTTCCGAATTGGTCCGAGCCCATTAAGCTAACTGGTTATTTATCCAGGTTACCTAAGATTCCTGGTGAGGCTCAGTTAGAACAGGTTTTGAGGTTGTTGTTAGAATCTGAAAAACCTGTTTTGTATGTTGGTGGTGGTTGTTTGAATTCTAGTGATGAATTGAAGCGGTTTGTGGAGTTAACTGGTGTTCCTGTTGCTAGTACTTTGATGGGATTAGGTAGTTATCCTATTGGAGGTGAACATTCTCTTTCAATGTTGGGTATGCATGGAACTGTTTATGCTAATTATGCTGTTGATAATAGTGATCTGTTGCTTGCTTTTGGGGTTAGGTTTGATGATAGAGTTACTGGAAAGTTAGAAGCTTTTGCTAGTAGGGCTAAGATTGTTCATATAGATATTGATTCAGCTGAGATTGGGAAGAATAAGATTCCACATCTGTCGATTTGTGCGGATATGAAGGTGGCGTTGGAAGGTCTTAATAGAGTTTTGGAGAGTAAAGGAATCAAGGGGAAGCTTGATTTTGAGGCATGGAGGCAGGAGTTGAATGTGCAGAAGTTAAAATTTCCTCTTGGTTTTAAGACATTTGAGGATGCTATTTCGCCTCAGTATGCTATTCAGGTGCTTGATGAGTTGACGAATGGTGACGCTATTGTTAGTACTGGTGTTGGACAGCATCAAATGTGGTCTGCTCAGTTTTACAAGTATAAGAGACCTAGGCAGTGGTTAACTTCTGGTGGACTTGGTGCCATGGGTTTTGGATTACCTGCTGCTATCGGTGCTGCTGTTGCTAACCCTGATGCAATTGTCGTTGATATTGACGGGGATGGTAGTTTTATGATGAACGTTCAAGAGTTAGCTACTATAAGAGTAGAGAATCTTCCGGTTAAGATCCTGTTGTTGAATAATCAACATTTGGGTATGGTTGTTCAATGGGAGGATAGATTCTACAAGGCAAATAGAGCTCATACTTATCTTGGTGACCCTTCTAAGGAGGATGAGATTTTCCCTAACATGCTTGGATTTGCTGATGCCTGTGGAATACCGGCTGCTCGTGTGACCAAGAAGGAAGAGCTTAGAGAAGCTATTCAGAAAATGTTGGAAACTCCCGGTCCTTATCTTCTTGATGTCATTGTACCTCATCAAGAACATGTATTGCCAATGATTCCTAGTAATGGTTCATTCAAGGATGTGATCACGGAGGGTGATGGAAGAAGGAGTTATTGA
- the LOC11429705 gene encoding nuclear transcription factor Y subunit C-1 isoform X1, producing the protein MENNNQQQQYPTPSPTAVTPPPFQHLLQQQQQQLQMFWSYQRQEIEHVNDFKNHQLPLARIKKIMKADEDVRMISAEAPILFAKACELFILELTIRSWLHAEENKRRTLQKNDIAAAITRTDIFDFLVDIVPRDEIKDEGAAAIVGAAASGVPYYYPPMGQPAGMMIGRPAVDPATGVYVQPPSQAWQSVWQTGADDGSYAGGGGVGSGQHNGDGQSS; encoded by the exons ATGGAgaacaacaaccaacaacaacaatatccaACACCTTCACCCACGGCAGTTACACCACCACCATTCCAACATCttctccaacaacaacaacaacagcttcAAATGTTCTGGTCCTACCAACGTCAAGAAATCGAACACGTCAATGACTTCAAAAACCATCAACTTCCATTAGCACGCATTAAGAAAATCATGAAAGCTGATGAAGACGTTCGCATGATTTCTGCAGAAGCACCAATTCTCTTTGCTAAAGCTTGTGAGCTTTTCATTCTTGAACTCACCATTCGTTCTTGGCTTCATGCTGAAGAGAATAAACGACGAACTCTTCAGAAAAATGATATTGCTGCTGCTATTACTAGGACtgatatttttgattttttggttgaTATTGTTCCGAGAGATGAGATTAAAGATGAAGGTGCTGCTGCTATTGTTGGTGCTGCTGCTAGTGGTGTTCCTTATTATTATCCTCCTATGGGacaacctgctggaatgatgatTGGTCGTCCGGCTGTTGATCCCGCTACCGGTGTTTATGTTCAGCCGCCTTCTCAGGCTTGGCAGTCTGTTTGGCAGACGGGCGCGGATGATGGTTCTTATGCTGGTGGTGGCGGTGTTGGCAGTGGTCAGCACAATGGCGATGGCCAGAG CAGCTGA
- the LOC11421299 gene encoding protein NUCLEAR FUSION DEFECTIVE 4, whose translation MVSLQEKLKKFVGHRWVVFVCAMWDMSFAGTAYMFGSISPVIKSSMGYNQKQVAFLSVAKDLGDNVGLLAGFISKAWPVWAVILVGVLQNVVGYGLVWLVVTHRLPSLPLWTLCFFILVGQNGSTYYNTAALVSCVQSFPENRGPVVGILKGFVGLSGAIWTQIIAMINLPDQASLIFIIAVGPAMVSLTFMFIIRPVHTFNQSRPSDESGFMFIYSICLLLAAYLMGVLLLENMFDLDQNIITSFAVILIVFILLPIIVPIILVFFSKPKSADEEQLLQPSIVAATTPMHNEINDNVISKHVTFEDAKPQKNGPHRGEDFTLTQAMVNADFWIMFVSIVLGCGSGLTMINNMGQICQSLGDNNVNIYVSVISISNFLGRVGGGYFSEVIVRKFGYPRLVALAMIQAVMSLGLSYYTIGLVGQVYVIAITMGFGYGSHWSIALAATSEVFGLKNFGTLYNFLTIASPVGSLLVSGLASTIYDYYAEQQAKHRIQIYGASTKLAMPYYGTGNNNELLLCEGNICYSLTCGILAVVCLVAAGLSLIIVQRTKRFYSQLYGNGKSLS comes from the exons ATGGTCTCATTGCaagaaaagttgaagaaatttgtGGGACACAGATGGGTGGTGTTTGTGTGTGCAATGTGGGATATGTCATTTGCAGGAACAGCTTACATGTTTGGAAGCATATCACCAGTCATAAAGAGCAGCATGGGTTACAATCAGAAGCAAGTAGCTTTCTTAAGTGTGGCTAAGGATTTGGGTGACAACGTTGGACTTCTTGCTGGGTTTATAAGCAAAGCTTGGCCTGTTTGGGCAGTTATACTAGTTGGTGTccttcagaatgttgttggtTATGGTCTTGTTTGGCTTGTTGTAACACACAGGCTTCCTTCTTTGCCTTTATGGACg CTATGCTTTTTCATCTTGGTGGGACAAAATGGTTCAACGTACTACAACACGGCAGCATTGGTTTCCTGTGTGCAAAGTTTCCCAGAAAACCGAGGCCCCGTGGTAGGGATATTGAAAGGATTCGTTGGCTTAAGTGGCGCAATTTGGACTCAAATAATAGCTATGATTAATCTCCCTGATCAAGCCTCTTTGATTTTCATCATAGCAGTTGGTCCAGCAATGGTTTCTTTAACTTTCATGTTCATCATAAGACCTGTTCATACTTTTAATCAATCTAGACCCTCCGATGAATCAGGATTCATGTTTATCTATAGCATTTGTCTTCTCTTAGCTGCCTATTTAATGGGAGTTTTGTTGCTAGAGAATATGTTTGATTTGGATCAAAACATTATCACTTCATTTGCAGTTATTTTGATTGTTTTCATCTTGCTTCCAATTATAGTTCCTATTATATTGGTTTTCTTCTCTAAACCAAAAAGTGCTGATGAGGAACAACTTCTTCAACCATCCATTGTTGCAGCAACTACACCTATGCACAATGAGATTAATGATAATGTCATTTCCAAACATGTTACTTTTGAAGATGCGAAGCCGCAAAAAAATGGTCCACATAGAGGAGAGGATTTTACCTTAACACAAGCAATGGTAAATGCTGATTTTTGGATCATGTTTGTTTCTATCGTCTTAGGCTGTGGGTCGGGATTGACAATGATAAACAACATGGGTCAGATTTGTCAATCTTTGGGCGACAACAATGTTAACATTTATGTATCGGTTATCAGCATATCCAATTTCCTAGGCCGTGTTGGTGGCGGCTACTTCTCTGAAGTTATAGTGAG aaaattTGGATATCCGAGACTTGTGGCATTGGCAATGATTCAAGCAGTAATGTCTTTGGGACTCTCCTACTATACCATAGGTTTGGTTGGACAAGTTTATGTGATAGCGATAACTATGGGTTTTGGATATGGATCCCATTGGTCAATTGCATTAGCAGCAACTTCAGAAGTATTTGGGTTAAAGAACTTTGGGACTTTGTACAATTTTCTTACAATTGCTAGCCCAGTTGGATCTCTGCTTGTATCTGGATTGGCGAGCACGATATACGACTATTACGCAGAACAGCAAGCAAAGCACAGAATACAAATTTATGGAGCCTCCACGAAATTGGCAATGCCTTATTATGGTACCGGAAATAACAATGAGTTGCTTCTTTGCGAAGGAAACATTTGCTATTCCTTGACTTGTGGAATTTTAGCAGTAGTTTGCTTGGTTGCAGCTGGTTTGAGTTTGATCATTGTTCAAAGGACTAAGAGGTTTTATTCCCAACTTTATGGTAATGGGAAGTCTCTATCTTGA
- the LOC11429705 gene encoding nuclear transcription factor Y subunit C-1 isoform X2: MENNNQQQQYPTPSPTAVTPPPFQHLLQQQQQQLQMFWSYQRQEIEHVNDFKNHQLPLARIKKIMKADEDVRMISAEAPILFAKACELFILELTIRSWLHAEENKRRTLQKNDIAAAITRTDIFDFLVDIVPRDEIKDEGAAAIVGAAASGVPYYYPPMGQPAGMMIGRPAVDPATGVYVQPPSQAWQSVWQTGADDGSYAGGGGVGSGQHNGDGQS, encoded by the exons ATGGAgaacaacaaccaacaacaacaatatccaACACCTTCACCCACGGCAGTTACACCACCACCATTCCAACATCttctccaacaacaacaacaacagcttcAAATGTTCTGGTCCTACCAACGTCAAGAAATCGAACACGTCAATGACTTCAAAAACCATCAACTTCCATTAGCACGCATTAAGAAAATCATGAAAGCTGATGAAGACGTTCGCATGATTTCTGCAGAAGCACCAATTCTCTTTGCTAAAGCTTGTGAGCTTTTCATTCTTGAACTCACCATTCGTTCTTGGCTTCATGCTGAAGAGAATAAACGACGAACTCTTCAGAAAAATGATATTGCTGCTGCTATTACTAGGACtgatatttttgattttttggttgaTATTGTTCCGAGAGATGAGATTAAAGATGAAGGTGCTGCTGCTATTGTTGGTGCTGCTGCTAGTGGTGTTCCTTATTATTATCCTCCTATGGGacaacctgctggaatgatgatTGGTCGTCCGGCTGTTGATCCCGCTACCGGTGTTTATGTTCAGCCGCCTTCTCAGGCTTGGCAGTCTGTTTGGCAGACGGGCGCGGATGATGGTTCTTATGCTGGTGGTGGCGGTGTTGGCAGTGGTCAGCACAATGGCGATGGCCAGAG CTGA